Proteins from one Peromyscus eremicus chromosome 8a, PerEre_H2_v1, whole genome shotgun sequence genomic window:
- the Srrm2 gene encoding serine/arginine repetitive matrix protein 2 isoform X5 → MLLEKDVNPGGKEETPGQRPMVTETHQLAELNEKKNERLRAAFGISDSYVDGSSFDPQRRAREAKQAAPEPPKPYSLVRETSSSRSPTPKQKKKKKKKDRGRRSESSSPRRERKKSSKKKKHRSESESKKRKHRSPTPKSKRKSKDKKRKRSRSTTPAPKSRRAHRSTSADSASSSDTSRSRSRSAAAKSHTTALTGQSPPLASGHQGEGDAPSSEPGATNIQQPSSPDASTKQSSSPYEDKDKKEKSAVRPSPSPERSSTGPELPAPTPLLVEQHDDSPRPLAAIPSSQEPVNPSSEASPTRGCSPTKSPEKPPQSSSSESCPPSPQPTKVSRHASSSPESLKPTPAPGGRREISSSPTSKNRSHGRAKRDKSHSHTPSHRTGRSRSPATKRGRSRSRTPTKRGHSRSRSPQWRRSRSAQRWGKSRSPQRRGRSRSPQRPGWSRSRNTQRRGRSRSARRGRSHSRSPATRGRSRSRTPVRRGRSRSRTPARRRSRSRTPARRRSRSRTPARRGRSRSRTPARRRSRTRSPVRRRSRSRSPARRSGRSRSRTPARRGGRSRSRTPARRGRSRSRTPARRGGRSRSRTPARRGGRSRSRTPARRRSRSRSLIRRGRSHSRTPQRRGRSGSSSERKNKSRASQRRSRSNSSPEVKKSHISSRRSRSLSSPRSKAKLRRSLSGSSPCPKQKSQTPPRRSRSGSSPPKQTSKTPPRRSHSSPSPQPKVKSGTPPRLGSVANTQVDEHSATPQRQSRSESSPDGEVKSRTPSRQSCSGSSPRVKSSTPPRQSPSRSSSPQPKIKTVISPRRSRSGSSSPSPTRVTSRTPQRQSRSVSPCCDVDSRLLPRHSRSRSSSPDAKMELETPLRHSHSGSTSPYPKGMLQTPPEQNLSASKSPCPQEKSKDSPTESSGTFSLCPGVTLSTLPGESGFGSSFVQQKGQSQTWPDPRSNTSSPEVRQTHLESPSLQNKSQTSPKGSLSRSSSPVTELTLRSPVKQDKSELSTDPKVKSAMSPEQSKTKPDSNLFPSIESKSLLVQSRLEPSELKEKQGLIQEDVVASSLSRDKFSPIQDRPESSTVLKDTPRVLSKERSGAGSPPGTRDQSSSLPNSCQDELMEVEKSEQTFSQVLPSSSPEHKEIPGSNIESSPEIERPAVLSALDQSQAQLSSKAAEIPAVTSCWSGPQISPEHKELSHSPPGENSFESSLEFRNSGPISEVNAGFSPEVKEELNGPFLNQTETDPSLDMKEQSTRSSRRSSSELSPEVVEKVGIFSNQSMSSPVLETVHRTPSRERSSSASSPELKDGLPRTPSRRSRSGSSPGLRDGSGTPSRHSLSGSSPGIKDTPQTPSRGRSECDSSPEPKVLPQTPRARSHSPSSPELNNKSVTPQRERSGSESSVEQKTLARTSPGQRSRSGSSQELDGKPSTSPQERSESDSSPDSKPKTRTPLRQRSRSGSSPEVDSKSRPSPRLSRSGSSPEMKDKPRALQRAQSGTDSSPEHKIPAPRVLPRRSRSGSSSKDRGPSPEGSSSSESSPEHPPKSRTARRDSRSSMEPKTKSRTPPRRRSSRSSPELTRKARVSRRSRSASSSPETRSRTPPRRRRSPSVSSPEPTEKSRSSRRRRSASSPRTKTTSRRGRSPSPKPRGLQRSRSRSRREKTRTTRRRDRSGSSQSTSRRRQRSRSRSRVTRRRRGGSGYHSRSPTRQESSRTSSRRRRGRSRTPLTSRKRSRSRTSPAPWKRSRSRASPATHRRSRSRTPLISRRRSRSRTSPVSRRRSRSVNRRRSRSRASPVSRRRSRSRTPPVTRRRSRSRTPTTRRRSRSRTPPVTRRRSRSRTPPVTRRRSRSRTSPITRRRSRSRTSPVTRRRSRSRTSPVTRRRSRSRTSPVTRRRSRSRTPPAIRRRSRSRTPLLPRKRSRSRSPLAIRRRSRSRTPRATRGKRSLTRSPPAIRRRSASGSSSDRSRSATPPATRNHSGSRTPPVALSSSRMSCFSRPSMSPTPLDRCRSPGMLEPLGSARTPMSVLQQTGGSMMDGPGPRIPDHPRTSVPENHAQSRIALALTAISLGTARPPPSMSAAGLAARMSQVPAPVPLMSLRTAPAANLASRIPAASAAAMNLASARTSAIPTSVNLADSRTPSAAAAMNLASPRTAVAPSAVNLADPRAPAATAVNLAGARTPAALAALSLTGSGTPATAANYPSSSRTPQAPTPANLVGPRSAHGTAPVNIAGSRTPAALAPANLSSARMAPALSGANLTSPRVPLSAYERVSGRTSPLLLDRARSRTPPSAPSQSRMTSERAPSPASRMVQAPSQSLLPPAQDRPRSPVPSAFSDQSRSVAQTTPVAGSQSISSGTIVKSTSSASDHNGMLSGPAPGVSHAEGGEPPASTGAQQPSALAALQPAKERRSSSSSSSSSSSSSSSSSSSSSSSSSGSSSSDSEGSSLPAQPEVALKRVPSPAPAPKEAVREGRPQEPTPAKRKRRSSSSSSSSSSSSSSSSSSSSSSSSSSSSSSSSSSSSSSSSSSPSPAKPGPQALPKPASPKKPPPGERRSRSPRKPIDSLRDSRSLSYSPVERHQPSPQPSPRDQQSSERVSWRGQRGDSRSPGHKRRKETPSPRPNRHRSSRSP, encoded by the exons atgttgctggagaaggatGTGAACCCTGGGGGCAAGGAAGAAACCCCAGGGCAGAGGCCAAT GGTAACTGAGACCCATCAGTTGGCAGAACTGAATGAGAAGAAGAATGAGCGACTCCGTGCTGCCTTTGGCATCAGTGATTCCTATGTGGATGGCAGTTCTTTTGATCCCCAGAGACGAGCTCGAGAAGCTAAACAAGCAGCTCCTGAGCCTCCCAAACCATACAG CCTTGTCCGAGAGACAAGCAGTTCTCGATCACCAACTCCaaagcaaaagaagaagaaaaagaagaaagatagagGACG CAGGTCCGAGAGCAGTTCTCCTCGAcgagagaggaagaagagctcaaagaagaagaaacacag GTCAGAATCTGAATCCAAGAAACGGAAACACAG GTCTCCTACTCCAAAGAGCAAACGTAAATCAAAGGACAAGAAGAGGAAGCG GTCTCGAAGTACAACACCAGCACCTAAGAGCCGCCGAGCCCATCGGTCAACTTCTGctgactctgcttcttcctctgatACTTCTCGTAGTCG GTCTCGAAGTGCTGCTGCTAAAAGTCATACAACAGCCTTGACTGGGCAAAGTCCTCCCCTTGCTTCAGGGCATCAAGGGGAGGGAGATGCACCTTCTAGTGAACCAGGTGCCACCAACATACAGCAGCCTAGTAGCCCAGACGCTTCTACAAAGCAGTCTAGCAGTCCGTATGAAGACAAAGATAAGAAGGAG AAATCTGCAGTTCGACCTAGTCCCTCTCCGGAAAGGAGCAGCACAGGGCCAGAATTACCTGCCCCTACTCCGCTCCTTGTTGAGCAACATGACGACTCCCCACGACCCCTTGCAGCAATCCCGTCCAGTCAGGAGCCAGTTAACCCCTCATCTGAGGCTTCCCCAACCCGGGGCTGTTCACCAACTAAGTCTCCTGAGAAACCTCCCCAGTCATCTTCCTCAGAGAGCTGCCCACCATCCCCCCAGCCTACCAAAGTTTCTCGGCATGCCAGCTCCTCTCCTGAAAGTCTTAAACCCACACCAGCTCCTGGGGGCCGCCGAGAGATTTCTTCTTCGCCCACATCTAAGAATCGTTCACATGGCCGAGCAAAGCGGGATAAATCTCATTCTCATACTCCATCTCATAGAACAGGGAGATCCCGTAGTCCTGCCACTAAGAGGGGACGATCTCGATCTAGAACCCCCACCAAGAGAGGTCATTCTAGGTCCCGGTCCCCTCAGTGGCGTAGGTCACGGTCTGCACAGAGGTGGGGAAAATCTAGAAGTCCCCAGAGGCGTGGCCGGTCTAGATCTCCTCAGAGGCCAGGGTGGTCCAGGAGTAGAAATACCCAGAGAAGAGGCAGGTCTAGGTCAGCAAGGCGAGGCAGGTCACACTCTAGATCTCCAGCGACTAGGGGCAGATCCCGTTCTAGAACACCAGTTAGAAGGGGTAGATCACGATCCAGAACACCTGCCAGGCGTAGATCACGATCCAGAACACCTGCCAGGCGTAGGTCTCGGTCTAGAACACCAGCTCGCAGGGGCAGGTCTCGATCAAGAACACCTGCTAGGCGCAGATCTAGGACCCGCTCACCAGTTCGAAGGAGGTCTCGAAGTAGATCCCCAGCTAGGAGAAGTGGCAGGTCACGGTCTAGAACACCAGCCAGGAGAGGTGGCAGGTCACGGTCTAGAACACCAGCCAGGAGAGGGAGGTCACGGTCTAGAACACCAGCCAGGAGAGGTGGCAGGTCACGGTCTAGAACACCAGCCAGGAGAGGTGGCAGGTCACGGTCTAGAACACCAGCACGACGAAGATCTCGTAGCAGAAGTCTAATTAGACGTGGAAGATCTCACTCTAGAACACCACAAAGAAGAGGACGATCTGGctcatcatcagagaggaagaacaaatcTAGAGCATCTCAGAGGAGGAGCAGATCCAACTCAAGCCCAGAAGTGAAAAAATCTCATATTTCCTCAAGACGGAGCAGGTCTCTTTCTTCACCAAGATCCAAAGCAAAATTGAGGCGAAGCCTTTCAGGTTCTTCTCCGTGTCCTAAACAAAAGTCACAGACACCACCAAGGCGAAGCCGTTCTGGTTCTTCACCACCTAAACAGACGTCAAAAACTCCACCAAGACGCAGTCATTCAagtccatctcctcagcccaaagTAAAATCTGGAACACCACCAAGATTAGGGTCTGTAGCAAACACACAGGTTGATGAACACTCTGCAACACCACAAAGACAGAGCCGTTCTGAATCATCACCTGATGGTGAGGTGAAATCGAGGACCCCATCAAGACAGAGCTGCTCTGGGTCTTCTCCTCGAGTGAAATCTAGCACACCTCCAAGACAGAGCCCATCTAGGTCGTCGTCTCCACAACCCAAAATAAAGACGGTAATATCACCAAGACGAAGCCGTTCTGGCTCCTCTTCTCCAAGTCCTACTAGAGTGACATCTAGAACACCTCAGAGGCAAAGCAGATCAGTATCTCCCTGCTGCGATGTAGATTCTAGATTGTTGCCAAGACATAGCCGTTCTAGATCCTCCTCACCAGATGCTAAAATGGAACTAGAAACACCGCTTAGACACAGTCACTCTGGGTCTACATCACCATACCCAAAAGGCATGCTCCAGACTCCTCCAGAGCAAAATCTCTCTGCATCAAAGTCACCCTGTCCCCAGGAGAAGTCTAAGGATTCACCAACAGAAAGCTCTGGAACCTTTTCTCTTTGTCCAGGTGTAACACTTAGTACATTACCAGGAGAGAGTGGTTTTGGCTCCTCATTTGTGCAGCAGAAAGGACAATCTCAAACTTGGCCAGATCCCAGGTCTAATACTTCAAGTCCAGAAGTGAGGCAGACTCACTTGGAATCTCCATCACTGCAGAACAAATCTCAAACATCTCCAAAGGGTAGCCTGTCCAGATCTTCATCTCCAGTCACTGAGCTGACACTCAGATCACCAGTAAAACAAGATAAAAGTGAATTATCAACAGATCCAAAGGTGAAATCGGCAATGTCTCCTGAGCAGAGTAAGACTAAACCTGACTCTAACCTATTTCCTTCAATAGAGTCTAAATCTCTTTTGGTACAGAGCAGATTGGAGCCTTCTGAATTAAAAGAGAAACAAGGTTTAATTCAAGAGGATGTTGTTGCATCATCTTTATCAAGAGACAAATTTAGTCCTATACAGGATAGGCCTGAATCCTCTACAGTACTGAAAGATACACCTCGAGTACTATCAAAGGAAAGAAGTGGAGCTGGGTCACCTCCAGGCACAAGAGACCAAAGTAGTTCATTACCTAATTCATGCCAAGATGAATTAATGGAAGTAGAAAAATCTGAGCAGACTTTTAGCCAGGTACTACCCAGTTCATCTCCAGAACATAAAGAAATACCTGGAAGTAACATTGAATCATCTCCTGAAATAGAAAGGCCTGCTGTATTGTCTGCTCTTGACCAAAGCCAGGCACAGCTCTCTTCAAAAGCAGCAGAAATCCCTGCAGTGACTTCATGTTGGAGTGGGCCACAAATTTCTCCAGAACATAAAGAACTATCTCATTCTCCCCCTGGGGAGAATAGCTTTGAGTCATCTTTAGAGTTTAGAAACTCAGGCCCCATTTCAGAAGTAAATGCTGGATTTTCTCCTGAAGTTAAAGAAGAATTGAATGGGCCATTCCTTAATCAAACGGAGACGGATCCATCTCTGGACATGAAAGAACAGTCAACAAGGTCCTCCAGGCGCAGTAGTTCTGAGTTATCCCCAGAAGTAGTGGAAAAGGTAGGAATATTTTCAAATCAGAGTATGTCTTCTCCTGTACTTGAGACTGTACACAGAACACCTTCAAGAGAAAGGAGTAGTTCTGCATCTTCTCCTGAACTGAAAGATGGTTTACCCAGAACCCCATCTAGGAGAAGCCGGTCTGGGTCTTCTCCAGGACTTAGAGATGGGTCTGGGACTCCTTCTAGGCATAGCCTATCTGGGTCATCTCCTGGGATCAAAGATACACCTCAGACTCCATCCCGGGGACGAAGTGAATGTGACTCTTCCCCTGAACCAAAAGTGTTGCCTCAGACTCCAAGAGCACGAAGTCATTCTCCATCATCCCCGGAGCTCAACAACAAGAGTGTGACCCCTCAGAGAGAAAGAAGTGGGTCAGAATCATCAGTAGAACAGAAAACTCTGGCTAGAACCTCTCCTGGGCAAAGAAGTCGATCTGGGTCTTCCCAAGAGCTTGATGGGAAACCTAGCACATCCCCTCAGGAAAGAAGTGAATCGGACTCTTCTCCAGATTCTAAGCCCAAGACACGAACCCCTCTTAGACAGAGGAGTCGCTCTGGATCATCTCCAGAGGTTGACAGCAAGTCTCGACCCTCACCCCGGCTCAGTAGGTCTGGCTCATCTCCTGAAATGAAAGATAAGCCAAGAGCGCTACAGAGAGCTCAGAGCGGTACTGATTCTTCTCCTGAACACAAAATACCTGCCCCTCGGGTGCTGCCAAGACGTAGTAGATCAGGTTCGTCGAGCAAAGACAGGGGCCCTTCACCTGAAGGAAGCAGTAGTTCTGAATCTTCTCCAGAACACCCACCCAAATCCAGAACCGCTCGAAGAGACTCCAGGTCCTCAATGGAGCCAAAGACAAAGTCTCGCACACCACCTCGACGGCGGAGTTCTCGTTCATCTCCTGAGCTAACCAGGAAGGCTAGAGTCTCTCGTAGAAGCcgctctgcctcctcctcaccAGAAACTCGCTCCAGAACTCCACCAAGACGTCGAAGAAGTCCTTCAGTATCTTCACCAGAGCCAACTGAAAAGTCAAGGTCTTCACGGAGGCGGCGCTCAGCTTCATCACCCCGTACCAAGACAACTTCAAGGAGAGGCCGATCTCCTTCACCAAAACCTCGTGGACTCCAAAGATCCCGATCCCGCTCACGTAGAGAGAAAACCAGAACAACCCGACGACGAGATAGGTCTGGATCATCACAGTCAACATCACGAAGAAGACAGAGGAGCCGGTCTAGGTCTCGGGTCACTCGAAGACGGAGGGGTGGCTCTGGTTACCATTCAAGATCGCCTACCAGACAGGAGAGTTCCCGAACATCATCTCGACGCAGAAGAGGCCGGTCTCGTACACCCTTGACCAGTCGGAAGCGATCTCGATCACGAACATCACCAGCTCCATGGAAGCGCTCTAGATCTCGAGCCTCACCAGCTACTCATAGGCGATCAAGGTCCAGAACACCCCTTATCAGCCGACGCAGGTCCAGATCTCGGACCTCACCTGTGAGTAGGAGAAGGTCAAGGTCAGTGAATAGGCGCAGATCTCGATCAAGAGCATCCCCAGTGAGTCGAAGGCGATCCAGGTCCAGAACACCACCAGTAACTCGACGTCGTTCAAGGTCCAGAACACCAACAACACGCCGTCGCTCTCGTTCTAGGACTCCTCCAGTGACTCGAAGAAGGTCCAGATCTAGGACTCCACCAGTAACCAGGAGGCGATCTCGAAGCAGAACTTCACCAATTACTCGAAGaagatcaagatccaggacatcCCCAGTCACTCGGAGAAGATCTCGATCTCGTACATCTCCAGTTACCCGGAGGCGTTCCCGATCTCGAACCTCTCCAGTGACACGCCGCCGCTCCAGGTCCCGAACTCCTCCAGCTATTCGGAGACGCTCTAGGTCCCGGACACCACTGTTGCCACGCAAGCGCTCGCGAAGTCGCTCACCACTTGCTATCCGTCGCCGTTCTAGGTCTCGTACTCCTAGAGCAACTCGAGGCAAGCGGTCTCTAACAAGATCTCCTCCAGCCATCCGTAGGCGGTCTGCATCTGGAAGTAGTTCTGATCGGTCGCgttctgccactcctccagcaACAAGGAATCATTCTGGATCTCGTACACCTCCTGTAGCACTCAGTAGCTCTAGAATGAGCTGCTTCAGTCGTCCTAGCATGTCACCAACTCCTCTTGACCGATGTAGATCACCTGGAATGCTTGAACCCCTTGGCAGCGCTAGAACACCCATGTCTGTCCTACAGCAAACTGGTGGCTCAATGATGGATGGTCCAGGTCCCCGAATTCCTGATCACCCAAGAACATCTGTTCCAGAAAACCATGCTCAGTCTCGAATTGCACTTGCTCTGACAGCCATCAGTCTTGGCACTGCCCGGCCACCTCCATCTATGTCTGCTGCTGGCCTCGCAGCAAGAATGTCCCAGGTTCCAGCTCCTGTACCTCTAATGAGCCTCAGAACAGCCCCAGCTGCCAACCTTGCCAGCAGGATTCCAGCAGCATCTGCAGCAGCCATGAACCTTGCCAGTGCCAGGACATCTGCTATTCCAACATCAGTGAACCTTGCTGACTCAAGAACACCATCTGCAGCAGCAGCCATGAACTTAGCCAGCCCTAGAACAGCAGTGGCTCCTTCAGCTGTTAACCTTGCTGATCCTCGAGCCCCTGCAGCCACAGCTGTGAACCTAGCAGGAGCTAGAACACCAGCTGCGTTGGCAGCTTTGAGTCTCACAGGCTCTGGGACACCCGCAACTGCTGCAAATTATCCCTCCAGTTCCAGAACACCCCAGGCTCCTACTCCCGCAAACCTGGTGGGTCCTCGATCTGCACATGGCACAGCTCCTGTGAATATTGCTGGCTCTAGAACCCCTGCAGCTTTGGCTCCCGCTAATCTCTCCAGTGCCAGGATGGCCCCAGCATTGTCTGGTGCAAATCTCACCAGTCCCAGGGTGCCCCTTTCTGCTTATGAGCGTGTCAGTGGCAGAACCTCACCTTTATTGCTTGACCGAGCTAGGTCCAGAACACCACCATCTGCCCCAAGTCAGTCTAGAATGACCTCTGAGCGGGCTCCTTCTCCTGCTTCAAGAATGGTCCAGGCTCCTTCACAATCTCTTCTCCCTCCAGCACAGGATAGGCCTCGGTCCCCTGTGCCATCTGCTTTTTCAGACCAATCTCGTTCAGTTGCCCAGACCACTCCTGTAGCAGGGTCTCAGTCCATTTCATCTGGGACTATAGTAAAGTCCACATCCTCTGCTAGTGACCACAATGGCATGCTTTCTGGCCCTGCCCCTGGGGTGTCCCATGCTGAAGGTGGGGAACCGCCAGCCTCTACTGGGGCCCAGCAGCCTTCTGCATTGGCTGCTCTGCAACCAGCAAAGGAACGTCGGAGCTCTTCCTCTTCATCATCATCCTCTAgctcatcatcatcttcatcctcctcctcctcctcctcttcttcctctggctCCAGTTCTAGCGACTCTGAGGGCTCCAGCCTTCCTGCTCAACCTGAGGTGGCCCTGAAAAG GGtccccagccctgccccagcCCCAAAGGAGGCTGTTCGAGAAGGACGCCCTCAGGAGCCAACCCCAGCCAAACGGAAGAGGCGCTCTAGCAGCTCCAgttccagctcctcctcctcctcctcttcctcttcttcctcttcctcctcttcttcctcctcttcctcttcctcttcttcctcctcctcctcctcttcatcttcctcctcctccccctcccctgctaAGCCTGGCCCTCAGGCCTTACCCAAACCTGCAAGCCCCAAGAAGCCACCCCCTGGCGAGAGGAG GTCACGCAGCCCTCGAAAGCCAATAGACTCCCTTCGGGATTCCCGATCCCTCAGTTACTCACCTGTGGAGCGTCACCAGCCCTCGCCCCAGCCTTCACCAAGGGATCAACAGAG CAGTGAGCGGGTTTCCTGGAGAGGCCAACGTGGGGACAGCCGTTCTCCTGGGCATAAGCGCAGGAAGGAGACACCCAGTCCCCGACCTAATCGCCACCGCTCCTCCAG GTCTCCATAA